CACGGTGCCGTCCAGCGCCGCCAGCTGATCACGGCCGCGGCTGTGGGCGGTGAGCACCTGATTGAGCAGGGTTTCCAGGGTGCCGTAGAGGAGCAGCCCGGAAAGGCCGGTGGTGGTGGGTGAAGCGGGCATGCCTGTCCTTGTGGTGTGTGCCTGATCGTGTGAATGGGAAAGCTATCGCCAAAGTATGGCCTTTTGCCGGTGGAGTTGCCAAAAATTACGCGATGATGGTTATCCGGGACCACCCTCGTGCCTATACTAGGCAGGTTAAGAGACCCTAAACGGGCTCTACGCATATCACATTGGCTGTTTTGACTCGGTGCGGCGGTTACACAAACTGTTCGTCGCGAAGCTTGATCGTTAGAGTACTCCAGACTGGCGCCTGCCGTGCCATTGGTGACCGATGCCAGGGGAGTCTTTACCCAGATGCTGGATTCTTTTTTTTCCCACCCGGACTTCTGGAAGTTATTCAGTATTCCGTTCATCGCCGGGGCGGTCGGTTGGGTCACCAACTGGGCGGCCGTGCAGATGACCTTCTATCCCCTTGAGTTCATCGGTATCCGTCCGATCTTCGGCTGGCAGGGCATCATTCCGTCCAAGGTGGAAAAGATGGCCGGCATCGTGGTGGAGAAAACCCTGCAGAAGCTCGGCAGCCTGGACGAATTCTTCCGCGAGATGGAACCGGAGAAAATCGCCGCCCACCTGACCAAAAGCATCCAGGCGCGGATGGAGGAATACGTTGATGAGGTGATGACCGAGCGCAATTCCGTGCTCTGGGAGAACCTGCCACTGGTGGTGCGCCGCCGTGTTTACAGCCGCGCCCGGCGGGCCATTCCGGCGGTGATGGACAATGTGGTCGAGGACATCAGCCGCAACCTGGATAGCCTGGTGGACATGAAGCACATGATCGTCAGCCGCATGCGCGAGGATAAGGCGCTGATGGTGCAGATGTTCAAGGAGGTGGGCGAGCCCGAGTTCCGCTTCGTCACCAATTCCGGCTTCTATTTCGGTTTTCTGTTCGGTCTGATCCAGGTGCCGGTGTTTATTTTCGTGCCCGGCAACTGGGTGTTGCCGCTGTTCGGTTTTATTGTCGGTATCGCCACCAACTGGCTGGCGCTGAACGTGATCTTCCGGCCGCTGAACCCGGTGCGGGTGGGGCCGTTCCGGTTTCAGGGACTGTTCCTGAAGCGGCAGAAGGATGTGGCGGAGTCGTTCGCCAAGCTCACCACGGAAGAACTGGTGACGCTGCGCAATATTATGTATCAGGTGGTCAACGGGCCACGTGGTGACCGCACCAAGGCGTTGATCAAGCGTCATCTCAAGCCGCTGCTCAGCGGCGGCGTGGTGCGCACCGCGGCGCAGTTGACGGTGGGGCCGGGTGGCTATGCCGATCTCAAGCGCGCGGTGGAGGACAAAGCCGTGGATCTGGCGGTGGAGCCGTTCGAGGACGACAACTTCAACCGCGAGCGCAGCTCCATTATCGAGCGGCTGATGTGCGACCGCATGCAGGCGCTCAGTTCCTTGGAGTTCCAGGACCTGTTGCGCCCGGCCTTCCAGGAGGATGAGTGGATCCTGATCCTGGTGGGGGGCTTCCTCGGCGCCATGGCCGGACTGGCGCAACTGATCTTCGTGTTTGGAGTGGCCTGACCATGGCGTCCCTGAGCCTGACCCCGGCGACCCTGGCCATGCTGCTGGTGGGCTGCGCGCTGATTTCTTCCCTGATCACTCTGAGCGTGGTGGGGCTGGCGGTGAAGTACCGCCTCTGGCCGGCCCTGGAGCGCCATATCGACCACCGTCTGGAGCAGGCGGCGGACCGCCTGGAAGAGCGTCTGCGCCGTCGCGTCAGCGGACTGGCCAAGGATCTGGCCCGGGGCGTGGGCGGTCTGGTGGTGGGGCGTCGCGGCCGGGAAGACGACGCCGATCCGGACGCCTGATGCCCGCCCGGCTGTAGGACAATTCCCCCCGTCTTTGCAAGTGCTTTCCCTTATACTATAGGGCGTTTTTCACAGCGCGCCGACGATGACCAGGACGGCGCCCGCTTTCGGGAGAAGCATCATGTCCGATCAACCCCAGGACAATAACCAGGATAAAAAAGACGAACGCGGCCCTTTGCGCACCCTCACCGGTGCCTCCCGGGATCTGCGCAAGTACACCCATCAGATCTGGCTGGCGGGGCTTGGCGCTTTTGCCCGTGCCGAGGAAGAGGGCAGTGGTTTCTTCGATGCGCTGGTGGAAGCCGGCCGCCAGGTGGAAAAGCACACCCGTGAGAAGGCCCCGCGAGTGGAGGACATCAAGGAACGGGTGCGTCATCACACCGGCGAGACCATGGACCGCATGGAGAAAGCCTTTGATGACCGTCTGAGCAAGGCGCTGTCGCGGCTGGGTATCCCCAACAAGCGGGAAGTGGAGGCGTTGCAACGCCGGGTCCAGGAGTTGACCGATGCCCTGGAACGGATGGAAGACGAGGAGCCGGAGTCCGAATCCAAACCCCGGGACCCGGAATAAATCGTGCTCCGTTTCCGTGGGATGCTGCCTTGGCAGCGAATCGACGTGTAAATCGGCTGCCCCACGACTCTGGGACAGCCGCGCCCTTGCTTTTCCCCCGCCTATTGCCAGCTTATTCACAAAGTTATCCACAGATTCGTCCGGCGTGCTCCACAGGGGCGCATCGGACTATGAAAAATAACGCTATTCATCCACAGGAATGACCTGGAACAGGGCAGAAGGCCAAAATCCGGACCTTGGCGTCTGTTCACTATTGACATCGACAAATCGGCCCGAAACTGTGCACAGCACCCGGTGGGATGTGAAAGTCGGTAACAAAACTTCCCAAAAGGTCTAAATTGCTTAAAGTTGACGCCATAACTAACTGAAAAATAAAGATTTTCTTTAATTGGTCAAAAAAACGTCAAATTGCGCAACCTCCCCTTATTAAGCT
This sequence is a window from Alloalcanivorax dieselolei B5. Protein-coding genes within it:
- a CDS encoding phasin family protein, producing the protein MSDQPQDNNQDKKDERGPLRTLTGASRDLRKYTHQIWLAGLGAFARAEEEGSGFFDALVEAGRQVEKHTREKAPRVEDIKERVRHHTGETMDRMEKAFDDRLSKALSRLGIPNKREVEALQRRVQELTDALERMEDEEPESESKPRDPE